One Yimella lutea DNA window includes the following coding sequences:
- the nuoF gene encoding NADH-quinone oxidoreductase subunit NuoF has product MATTLTPILTKFWDAPQSWTLATYEDNEGYQALKKAFGMSQEELVNMTKDSGLRGRGGAGFPTGMKWGFLPKPDGGPRYLVVNADESEPGTCKDIPLMMAAPHFLIEGVAITSFAIGCNHAFIYLRGEVVHVYRRLLRAVEEAYAAGHLGKNIHGSGFDLDVTVHAGAGAYICGEETALLDSLEGRRGQPRLKPPFPAVAGLYARPTVVNNVESIASVPPILLHGSDWFKAMGTEKSTGFGIFSLSGHVTRPGQYEAPMGITLRELVDMAGGIRGGHKLKFWTPGGSSTPIFTDKHWDVPLDFESVAAEGSMLGTRALQIFDETVSVVRAVSRWIDFYAHESCGKCTPCREGTFWLKQIMTRLENGRGTQDDIEKLLDICDNILGRSFCALGDGATSPVTSAVKYFRDEFEAGMHTPWWEMFPPERSVLFNTKETVSA; this is encoded by the coding sequence ATGGCCACGACGCTGACCCCGATCCTCACCAAGTTCTGGGACGCACCGCAGTCCTGGACCCTGGCGACCTACGAGGACAACGAGGGCTACCAAGCGCTGAAGAAGGCGTTCGGCATGAGCCAGGAAGAACTCGTCAACATGACGAAGGACTCCGGCCTGCGCGGACGCGGCGGCGCCGGCTTCCCGACCGGTATGAAGTGGGGCTTCCTGCCCAAGCCGGACGGCGGCCCCCGCTACCTCGTGGTCAACGCCGACGAGTCCGAGCCGGGCACCTGCAAGGACATCCCGTTGATGATGGCCGCGCCGCACTTCCTCATCGAGGGTGTGGCGATCACGTCGTTCGCTATCGGTTGCAACCACGCGTTCATCTACCTGCGCGGTGAGGTCGTCCACGTCTACCGGCGCCTGCTGCGCGCGGTGGAGGAGGCGTACGCCGCCGGGCACCTCGGCAAGAACATCCACGGCTCCGGGTTCGATCTCGATGTCACCGTGCACGCCGGCGCCGGTGCCTACATCTGTGGTGAGGAGACCGCGCTGCTCGACTCGCTTGAGGGCCGTCGTGGCCAGCCGCGCCTGAAGCCGCCGTTCCCGGCCGTCGCCGGTCTGTACGCGCGTCCGACCGTCGTCAACAACGTCGAGTCGATCGCGTCCGTGCCGCCGATCCTGTTGCACGGCAGTGACTGGTTCAAGGCAATGGGCACCGAGAAGTCGACCGGTTTCGGCATCTTCTCGCTGTCGGGTCACGTCACGCGTCCGGGTCAGTACGAGGCGCCGATGGGCATCACCCTGCGCGAACTCGTCGACATGGCCGGCGGTATCCGGGGCGGTCACAAGCTGAAGTTCTGGACGCCGGGTGGCTCGTCCACGCCGATCTTCACCGACAAGCACTGGGACGTCCCGCTCGACTTCGAGTCGGTGGCCGCCGAGGGTTCGATGCTCGGTACCCGCGCCCTGCAGATCTTCGACGAGACCGTCTCGGTCGTCCGTGCCGTCAGCCGCTGGATCGACTTCTACGCGCACGAGTCCTGCGGCAAGTGCACCCCGTGCCGCGAGGGCACGTTCTGGCTGAAGCAGATCATGACTCGCCTCGAGAACGGTCGTGGCACCCAGGACGACATCGAGAAGCTCCTCGACATCTGCGACAACATCCTCGGCCGGAGCTTCTGTGCTCTGGGCGACGGAGCCACCAGCCCGGTCACCTCCGCGGTGAAGTACTTCCGCGACGAGTTCGAGGCCGGTATGCACACGCCGTGGTGGGAGATGTTCCCGCCCGAGCGCTCGGTGCTGTTCAACACGAAGGAGACCGTGTCCGCATGA
- a CDS encoding NADH-quinone oxidoreductase subunit J, translating into MSNLGGAESTLFFFLAPLTVFGALALLFARKAVHAAMGMALTMVGMGVFYIAQNAEFLGVIQIFVYSGAVMMLFLFVVMLVGVDSSDSLVETIKGQRVAGLLLGLALAALGVAAVAKANFGPFTGLDKVNEQGNVSSMANLIFGQYVWTFEVTSALLITAALGSMVLAHRERLTAKPTQADWSRARIKSGKDVAGLPVPGVYARHNAVDTPALLPDGSIAEKSVSRVLKARGQVASTSELVAASKELEGETGDMTRYDGGTDR; encoded by the coding sequence GTGAGCAACCTCGGTGGAGCCGAGTCGACGCTCTTCTTCTTCCTCGCACCGCTGACCGTCTTCGGTGCGCTCGCTCTGTTGTTCGCCCGCAAGGCGGTGCACGCCGCGATGGGGATGGCCCTGACGATGGTCGGGATGGGTGTCTTCTACATCGCTCAGAACGCCGAGTTCCTGGGTGTCATCCAGATCTTCGTGTACTCCGGCGCCGTGATGATGCTGTTCCTGTTCGTCGTCATGCTGGTCGGTGTCGACAGTTCCGACTCCCTGGTCGAGACGATCAAGGGTCAGCGGGTCGCCGGTCTGCTGCTGGGCCTCGCGCTGGCCGCACTCGGCGTCGCCGCGGTCGCCAAGGCGAACTTCGGTCCGTTCACCGGCCTGGACAAGGTCAACGAGCAGGGCAACGTCAGCAGTATGGCGAACCTGATCTTCGGCCAGTACGTGTGGACCTTCGAGGTCACCTCGGCGCTGCTGATCACCGCCGCCCTCGGCTCGATGGTGCTCGCGCACCGTGAGCGCCTGACCGCCAAGCCGACCCAGGCCGACTGGTCGCGAGCTCGCATCAAGAGCGGCAAGGACGTCGCGGGTCTGCCGGTGCCGGGTGTCTACGCCCGCCACAACGCGGTCGACACCCCGGCACTGCTGCCCGACGGATCGATCGCCGAGAAGTCGGTGTCGCGCGTCCTCAAGGCCCGTGGCCAGGTGGCCTCTACCAGTGAGCTGGTCGCCGCGAGCAAGGAGCTTGAGGGCGAGACCGGCGACATGACTCGTTACGACGGAGGTACGGACCGATGA
- a CDS encoding NADH-quinone oxidoreductase subunit M: MSNFPWLTTIGVVPLVGAIVIGCLPKAAAASARLVALVFSLITLGLGIAAATQFKTGGSGQQFQLTETHTWIKQFGVSYALGVDGIALALILMSLVLVPIAILAAWRDVEDDTPGRQKAYYALLLVLATFMVGVFAATDVFLFYVFFEAMLIPVYFLIGQFGGPRRQYAAVKFLIFSLASGLVMLVAVIGLFQAGPGGEHGFLVSRLTGIDIPLDTQKWLFVGFFIAFAVKAPMAPVHTWLPDAAAESKPAVAVLLVGVLDKVGTYGMIRFCLQLFPDASKWATPVVITLAVFSIIYAAIVAIGQTDMMRLIAYTSVSHFGFIVLGIFAMTSTSHVGANLYMINHGFTTGALFLFAGFLVVRGRSQNIPDYGGWQRVTPVLAGVFLIAGLSGLALPGLNSFVSEFLVMVGTFGKYWLAAAIAAVGVILAAIYILLMYKHLMTGPKPEGERFAAVRDLDVREKVVAAVLIAFLIGLGVYPKPALDMLKPAVTQTLQHVGVTDPAPKTGAAVDGSAK; this comes from the coding sequence ATGTCCAACTTCCCCTGGTTGACGACGATCGGCGTCGTGCCGTTGGTCGGCGCCATCGTTATCGGCTGCCTGCCGAAGGCAGCCGCGGCCTCGGCGCGCCTGGTCGCGCTGGTGTTCTCGCTGATCACCCTCGGTCTGGGCATCGCCGCGGCGACCCAGTTCAAGACCGGCGGCAGCGGTCAGCAGTTCCAGCTGACGGAGACGCACACCTGGATCAAGCAGTTCGGTGTCTCCTACGCGCTCGGTGTCGACGGCATTGCGCTCGCGCTCATCCTGATGAGCCTGGTGCTGGTGCCGATCGCGATCCTGGCCGCCTGGCGCGATGTCGAGGACGACACCCCCGGCCGGCAGAAGGCGTACTACGCGCTGCTTCTGGTGCTGGCCACCTTCATGGTCGGTGTCTTCGCCGCCACGGACGTCTTCCTGTTCTACGTCTTCTTCGAGGCGATGCTGATCCCGGTCTACTTCCTGATCGGCCAGTTCGGCGGCCCGCGCCGCCAGTACGCCGCAGTGAAATTCCTGATCTTCTCCCTCGCCAGTGGACTCGTCATGCTCGTCGCGGTCATCGGCCTGTTCCAGGCCGGTCCCGGCGGGGAACACGGCTTCCTGGTCAGCCGCCTGACCGGGATCGACATCCCGCTCGATACCCAGAAGTGGTTGTTCGTCGGCTTCTTCATCGCGTTCGCGGTGAAGGCCCCGATGGCGCCGGTGCACACCTGGTTGCCGGACGCCGCCGCCGAGTCCAAGCCGGCCGTCGCCGTCCTGCTCGTCGGTGTGCTCGACAAGGTCGGCACCTACGGAATGATCCGGTTCTGCCTGCAGCTGTTCCCGGACGCGTCCAAGTGGGCAACGCCCGTGGTCATCACGCTGGCGGTCTTCTCGATCATCTACGCGGCGATCGTGGCGATCGGCCAGACCGACATGATGCGCCTGATCGCCTACACCTCGGTGAGCCACTTCGGCTTCATCGTGCTCGGCATCTTCGCGATGACCAGCACCTCGCACGTCGGCGCGAACCTCTACATGATCAACCACGGTTTCACCACCGGTGCGTTGTTCCTGTTCGCCGGCTTCCTCGTGGTGCGCGGTCGCAGCCAGAACATCCCCGACTACGGCGGTTGGCAGCGGGTCACCCCGGTACTCGCCGGTGTATTCCTGATCGCCGGTCTGTCCGGTCTGGCGTTGCCGGGTCTGAACTCCTTCGTCTCGGAGTTCCTGGTCATGGTGGGCACCTTCGGCAAGTACTGGCTGGCTGCGGCGATCGCCGCGGTGGGCGTCATCCTGGCCGCGATCTACATCCTGCTGATGTACAAGCACCTGATGACCGGTCCGAAGCCGGAGGGGGAGCGGTTCGCCGCCGTGCGCGACCTCGACGTCCGCGAGAAGGTCGTCGCCGCAGTCCTGATCGCCTTCCTGATCGGTCTGGGTGTGTACCCCAAGCCGGCCCTTGACATGTTGAAGCCCGCCGTGACGCAGACGCTGCAGCACGTCGGGGTGACCGACCCCGCTCCGAAGACCGGTGCGGCCGTTGACGGGAGCGCCAAGTAA
- the nuoI gene encoding NADH-quinone oxidoreductase subunit NuoI: MADQKKPDDDGEKGGFLSDLFAPIAGFGVTFATMFRKIETQEYPEEKRPTQLRFHGRHQLNRHPDGLEKCVGCELCAWACPADAIFVEGANNNDAEGERFSPGERYGRVYQINYLRCIFCGLCIEACPTRALTMTNEYELAANNRADLIFTKEQLLAPVLSGMLPAPHPMVEGMEERDYYQGKVQGATDEQREWVEQRGGDTVVDEPHETPVEHREAGRYAGEGRP, from the coding sequence GTGGCTGACCAGAAAAAGCCTGACGACGACGGCGAGAAGGGCGGATTCCTCTCCGACCTGTTCGCGCCCATCGCGGGCTTCGGCGTCACCTTCGCAACCATGTTCCGCAAGATCGAGACGCAGGAGTACCCGGAGGAGAAGCGGCCGACCCAGCTGCGCTTCCACGGGCGTCACCAGCTCAACCGTCACCCGGACGGGCTGGAGAAGTGCGTCGGCTGCGAGCTGTGCGCGTGGGCCTGCCCGGCCGACGCGATCTTCGTGGAAGGCGCGAACAACAATGACGCCGAAGGTGAGCGCTTCAGCCCCGGCGAACGGTACGGCCGCGTTTACCAGATCAACTACCTGCGCTGTATCTTCTGCGGCCTGTGCATCGAGGCCTGCCCGACGCGCGCGCTGACGATGACCAACGAGTACGAACTGGCCGCCAACAACCGCGCCGACCTCATCTTCACCAAGGAGCAGCTGCTGGCTCCGGTGCTGTCGGGCATGCTGCCCGCGCCGCACCCGATGGTCGAGGGCATGGAGGAGCGCGACTACTACCAGGGCAAGGTGCAGGGCGCCACGGACGAACAGCGCGAGTGGGTCGAGCAGCGCGGCGGCGACACCGTCGTCGACGAGCCCCACGAAACCCCGGTCGAGCACCGGGAGGCCGGCCGCTACGCAGGGGAGGGACGCCCGTGA
- a CDS encoding NADH-quinone oxidoreductase subunit G, with product MTVTSPSAGGNAVDKGGNAAPPIVADEITLTIDGVDVSVPKGTLVIRAAEKLGIQIPRFCDHPLLDPVGACRQCLVDVSTKGPDGSLKPMPKPQASCTLEVSDGMEVKTQQTSPVADKAQQGVMELLLLNHPLDCPVCDKGGECPLQNQAMSNGRARSRFEDIKRTYPKPINISSQVLLDRERCVLCARCTRFSDQVAGDPFIALIERGALQQVGIYEEQPFESYFSGNTVQICPVGALTSAMYRFRARPFDLVSTPSVCEHCASGCSLRTDQRRGVVLRRMAMDDVLVNEEWNCDKGRWAFQYATKNRLETPMVRDENGELRVAGWPEAIAAAADGLARARAAQGVGVLTGGRLSAEDAYAYGKFARLVLNTNDVDFRARPHSAEEAEFLAHAVVATGPAGGAVTHADLENAKNVVLVGFEPEDESPIVFLRLRKGFRKNNVNVLSLASYASRGLEKMGGTLVPTAPGTEAEVLDALGDLNTELAKSNPIEGDVIVLVGERMAASPGALSAAAAFAASKKGRLAWVPRRAGERGALEVGAFPTLLPGGRDVTDAAARDQVATVWGEGDLPSTPGRDTGSMLAAAASGDLSALVVAGVDPRDLTGQGTVRQGLTNAFVVSLEIRDNEVAQYADVILPVAPQQEKSGAYVNWEGRVRPFQRAIDTQSMSDYRVLDLLAAEMGEFLGTRTIDQIRAEMDELGPWTGTRAVRPRAKAGGAPRPLVGEAILATWAQLLDNGVLQDGEPFLAGTRRPAVARMSQATASGAGVVDGDLVQVSTKSGAITLPVLITAMPDHVVWVPTNSDESTVRSTLDVDAGAAVALRKAGA from the coding sequence ATGACCGTCACCTCTCCCTCGGCCGGCGGCAACGCCGTCGACAAGGGCGGCAACGCTGCGCCCCCGATCGTGGCCGACGAGATCACCCTGACCATCGACGGCGTGGACGTCAGCGTGCCCAAGGGCACGCTGGTCATCCGCGCCGCGGAGAAGCTCGGCATCCAGATCCCGCGCTTCTGCGACCACCCGCTGCTCGACCCGGTCGGCGCCTGCCGCCAGTGCCTGGTCGACGTCTCGACCAAGGGTCCCGACGGCTCGCTGAAGCCGATGCCGAAGCCGCAGGCGTCCTGCACCCTCGAGGTCAGCGACGGCATGGAGGTCAAGACGCAGCAGACCAGCCCGGTCGCCGACAAGGCACAGCAGGGCGTCATGGAGCTGCTGCTGCTCAACCACCCGCTCGACTGCCCGGTGTGTGACAAGGGCGGCGAGTGCCCCCTGCAGAACCAGGCGATGAGCAACGGCCGCGCCCGGTCGCGCTTCGAGGACATCAAGCGCACCTACCCCAAGCCGATCAACATCTCCAGCCAGGTGCTGCTCGACCGTGAGCGTTGCGTGCTGTGCGCCCGCTGCACCCGCTTCTCCGACCAGGTCGCCGGTGACCCGTTCATCGCCCTGATCGAGCGTGGTGCGCTGCAGCAGGTCGGCATCTACGAGGAGCAGCCCTTCGAGAGCTACTTCTCCGGCAACACCGTGCAGATCTGCCCGGTGGGTGCACTGACCAGCGCGATGTACCGCTTCCGCGCGCGTCCGTTCGACCTGGTCTCGACGCCGAGCGTGTGTGAGCACTGCGCCAGCGGTTGCTCGCTGCGTACCGACCAGCGCCGCGGTGTGGTGCTGCGCCGCATGGCGATGGACGACGTCCTGGTCAACGAGGAATGGAACTGCGACAAGGGTCGCTGGGCCTTCCAGTACGCCACCAAGAACCGCCTCGAGACGCCGATGGTGCGCGACGAGAATGGTGAACTGCGCGTCGCCGGCTGGCCCGAGGCCATCGCCGCCGCCGCGGACGGTCTCGCCAGGGCCCGTGCCGCCCAGGGCGTCGGTGTGCTGACGGGTGGCCGCCTGTCGGCCGAGGACGCGTACGCGTACGGCAAGTTCGCCCGTCTGGTGCTCAACACCAACGACGTCGACTTCCGCGCCCGCCCGCACTCGGCCGAGGAGGCCGAGTTCCTGGCACACGCCGTGGTCGCGACCGGTCCCGCCGGTGGCGCGGTCACGCACGCCGACCTGGAGAACGCGAAGAACGTCGTGCTCGTGGGCTTCGAGCCCGAGGACGAGTCGCCGATCGTGTTCCTGCGCCTGCGCAAGGGCTTCCGCAAGAACAACGTCAACGTGCTCTCGCTGGCCTCCTACGCCAGCCGCGGTCTGGAGAAGATGGGTGGCACGTTGGTGCCGACCGCTCCGGGCACCGAGGCGGAGGTGCTGGACGCCCTGGGCGACCTCAACACCGAACTGGCCAAGTCGAACCCGATCGAGGGTGACGTGATCGTGCTCGTGGGTGAGCGCATGGCCGCTTCGCCGGGTGCGCTGTCCGCGGCCGCCGCATTCGCCGCGTCCAAGAAGGGCCGCCTGGCCTGGGTCCCGCGTCGCGCGGGGGAGCGCGGTGCGCTCGAAGTCGGTGCGTTCCCGACCCTGCTGCCCGGTGGCCGCGATGTCACCGACGCCGCTGCCCGCGATCAGGTCGCGACCGTCTGGGGCGAGGGCGACCTGCCCTCGACGCCGGGCCGTGACACCGGCTCGATGCTGGCCGCTGCCGCGTCCGGCGACCTGTCCGCGCTCGTCGTGGCCGGCGTCGACCCGCGCGACCTCACCGGTCAGGGAACCGTTCGCCAGGGTCTGACCAACGCGTTCGTGGTCTCTTTGGAGATCCGCGACAACGAGGTCGCGCAGTACGCCGACGTGATCCTGCCGGTCGCCCCGCAGCAGGAGAAGTCCGGCGCCTATGTCAACTGGGAAGGCCGCGTCCGCCCGTTCCAGCGTGCGATCGACACCCAGTCGATGAGCGACTACCGCGTGCTCGACCTGCTCGCCGCCGAGATGGGCGAGTTCCTCGGCACCCGCACGATCGACCAGATCCGCGCGGAGATGGACGAACTCGGTCCGTGGACCGGCACCCGCGCGGTGCGTCCGCGTGCCAAGGCCGGCGGCGCCCCGCGTCCGCTGGTCGGCGAGGCGATCCTGGCCACCTGGGCGCAGCTGCTCGACAACGGAGTGCTCCAGGACGGCGAACCGTTCCTGGCCGGCACCCGCCGTCCGGCGGTGGCTCGCATGTCGCAGGCCACCGCGTCCGGCGCGGGCGTGGTCGACGGCGATCTGGTGCAGGTCTCCACCAAGTCCGGTGCCATCACCCTCCCGGTGTTGATCACCGCCATGCCCGACCACGTGGTCTGGGTGCCGACCAACTCCGACGAAAGCACGGTGCGTTCGACGCTCGACGTCGACGCCGGTGCGGCCGTCGCACTGCGCAAGGCAGGTGCCTGA
- the nuoL gene encoding NADH-quinone oxidoreductase subunit L, with translation MIALPLLGAAVLLLGGRKLDKIGPLLATVLSWASFGVGLAVLLGMLGKDSHDRAAHLKLFSWIDAGALNVDFGLLMDQLSMTFVMLITFVGSLIHVYSLGYMEHDPDKRRFFAYLNLFIAAMLTLVLADSYVGLFLGWEGVGLASYLLIGFWNWNPAYATAANKAFIMNRVGDFGLLLAMFTMFATFGRVDFAGVNEQVAGAGRGALTAMGIFLLIAACGKSAQFPLQAWLGDAMAGPTPVSALIHAATMVTAGVYLIVRSNVIYDATPDARLAVCIVGAITLMFGAIVGCAKDDIKKALAASTMSQIGYMILAAGLGPVGYAFAIFHLVTHGFFKAGMFLGAGSVMHGMNDQVDMRRFGGLSSVMKITWITFGLGWLAIIGVPGLSGFWSKDKIIEAAFIGEGWRPWVFGGATLLCAGITAFYMSRLFFMTFHGKRRWTDDVHPHESPLSMTVPMMILAVGSAFLGLALTLLDFPHWLEPVVGAHPEGEHPVIAIPVIMALTILFVAVGVALAWMRYWRDDVPVTPPVGSFATRAARRDLFQDDLNEAAFARPGLHLTRSLVFADNKGIDGAVGGTAAMIGGSSSRLAKLQNGFVRSYATTMLVGIVAILGLLWVIN, from the coding sequence ATGATCGCGTTGCCGCTGCTGGGTGCTGCCGTGCTGCTGCTCGGCGGACGCAAGCTGGACAAGATCGGTCCGCTGCTGGCGACCGTGCTGTCCTGGGCCTCCTTCGGCGTCGGCCTCGCCGTCCTGCTCGGCATGCTCGGCAAGGACAGCCACGACCGCGCAGCTCACCTGAAGCTGTTCTCGTGGATCGACGCCGGCGCGCTGAACGTCGACTTCGGCCTGCTGATGGACCAGCTGTCGATGACCTTCGTCATGCTGATCACCTTCGTCGGCTCGCTGATCCACGTGTACTCCCTGGGTTACATGGAGCACGACCCGGACAAGCGCCGGTTCTTCGCCTACCTGAACCTCTTCATCGCCGCGATGCTGACGCTGGTGCTCGCCGACTCCTACGTCGGTCTGTTCCTCGGCTGGGAAGGCGTGGGTCTGGCCTCCTACCTGCTGATCGGTTTCTGGAACTGGAACCCGGCGTACGCGACCGCCGCCAACAAGGCGTTCATCATGAACCGTGTCGGTGACTTCGGTCTGCTGCTGGCGATGTTCACGATGTTCGCCACCTTCGGCCGCGTCGACTTCGCCGGAGTCAACGAGCAGGTCGCCGGAGCCGGCAGGGGCGCGCTCACCGCGATGGGAATCTTCCTGCTGATCGCTGCCTGCGGTAAGTCGGCGCAGTTCCCGCTGCAGGCCTGGCTGGGCGATGCGATGGCCGGCCCGACGCCGGTCTCGGCGCTGATCCACGCGGCCACCATGGTGACCGCGGGTGTGTACCTCATCGTCCGCAGCAATGTCATCTACGACGCCACGCCGGACGCCCGTCTCGCGGTCTGCATCGTGGGTGCGATCACGTTGATGTTCGGTGCGATCGTGGGATGTGCCAAGGACGACATCAAGAAGGCGCTGGCCGCCTCGACGATGTCGCAGATCGGTTACATGATCCTGGCCGCCGGTCTCGGCCCGGTCGGGTACGCGTTCGCGATCTTCCACCTGGTCACGCACGGCTTCTTCAAGGCGGGCATGTTCCTCGGTGCCGGTTCGGTCATGCACGGAATGAACGATCAGGTCGACATGCGCCGCTTCGGCGGGCTGTCCTCGGTCATGAAGATCACCTGGATCACCTTCGGCCTCGGCTGGCTGGCGATCATCGGTGTGCCGGGTCTGTCCGGTTTCTGGTCCAAGGACAAGATCATCGAGGCCGCGTTCATCGGCGAGGGCTGGCGTCCGTGGGTCTTCGGCGGGGCGACGCTGCTGTGCGCGGGTATCACCGCGTTCTACATGTCGCGTCTGTTCTTCATGACTTTCCACGGCAAGCGCCGCTGGACCGACGACGTCCACCCGCACGAGTCGCCGCTGTCGATGACGGTGCCGATGATGATCCTCGCGGTCGGTTCGGCCTTCCTCGGTCTGGCCCTCACGCTGCTGGACTTCCCGCACTGGCTGGAGCCGGTGGTCGGCGCCCACCCTGAGGGTGAGCACCCGGTCATCGCGATCCCGGTGATCATGGCGCTGACGATCCTGTTCGTCGCCGTGGGTGTGGCCCTGGCGTGGATGCGCTACTGGCGCGACGACGTCCCCGTGACGCCGCCGGTCGGTTCGTTCGCCACGCGTGCCGCGCGTCGCGACCTGTTCCAGGACGACCTCAACGAGGCCGCGTTCGCTCGTCCCGGCCTGCACCTGACCCGCTCGCTGGTCTTCGCCGACAACAAGGGCATCGACGGCGCCGTCGGCGGCACGGCCGCGATGATCGGCGGCAGCTCCTCGCGCCTGGCGAAGCTGCAGAACGGTTTTGTCCGCTCCTACGCGACAACGATGCTCGTGGGCATCGTCGCGATCCTCGGTCTGCTGTGGGTGATCAACTGA
- the nuoN gene encoding NADH-quinone oxidoreductase subunit NuoN, whose translation MDPNTFTQAQIEYSALLPMFVIFGAAMVGVLIEAFAPRKARYAAQLAVTLIGLVAAFVLLVTVARDHQGVTAGRALVIDGPALMMQGTILVLSFLAVLVMAERFTSDGADAFTQSGASVPGSPQEAQAERLGATTTEVFPLTLFAVAGMMMFPSTNNLLTMFVALEVLSLPLYIITGLARRRRLLSQEAALKYFLLGAFSSAFFLFGSAMIYGFAGTLDLASISNAVGTQSGQDSVLVLGIILIAVGLLFKVSAVPFHSWTPDVYQGAPTPVSGFMAACTKAAAFGALLRVFYVAFDTMRWTWQPVMVIVALLTMVVGAVLSITQTDMKRLLAYSSISHAGFLLLALTALDKDSVAGVQFYVATYGAATITAFAVVALVRKSGVEATHLSEWAGLGRRSPILAGVFGFLMLSFAGIPLTSGFTSKFALFAPAVKHGSVWLVVVAVIVSAITAFVYVRVIVLMFFSEPAEGVQVAMPSPLTAVAVAAGTAITLALGVLPGPLLDIAGHASQFLR comes from the coding sequence ATGGATCCCAATACCTTCACGCAGGCGCAGATCGAGTACTCGGCGCTGCTGCCGATGTTCGTGATCTTCGGTGCGGCGATGGTGGGTGTGCTGATCGAGGCGTTCGCGCCCCGCAAGGCCAGGTACGCGGCGCAGCTCGCCGTGACCCTCATCGGCCTGGTGGCCGCGTTCGTCCTGCTGGTGACCGTCGCGCGTGACCACCAGGGTGTGACCGCCGGTCGCGCCCTGGTGATCGACGGCCCGGCGCTCATGATGCAGGGCACGATCCTGGTGCTGTCGTTCCTGGCCGTCCTGGTCATGGCCGAGCGCTTCACCTCCGACGGTGCGGACGCGTTCACCCAGTCCGGTGCATCGGTGCCCGGTTCGCCGCAGGAGGCTCAGGCCGAGCGCCTGGGCGCCACCACCACCGAGGTCTTCCCGCTGACGCTGTTCGCGGTCGCCGGAATGATGATGTTCCCCTCGACCAACAACCTGCTGACGATGTTCGTCGCGCTCGAGGTGCTCTCGCTGCCGCTGTACATCATCACCGGTCTGGCTCGTCGCCGTCGCCTGCTGTCGCAGGAGGCCGCCCTGAAGTACTTCCTGCTGGGAGCCTTCTCCTCGGCGTTCTTCCTGTTCGGTTCGGCGATGATCTACGGCTTCGCGGGCACGCTCGACCTGGCGTCGATCTCCAACGCCGTCGGCACCCAGAGCGGCCAGGACTCCGTCCTCGTCCTCGGCATCATCCTGATCGCGGTGGGCCTGCTGTTCAAGGTCAGTGCGGTGCCGTTCCACTCCTGGACGCCGGACGTCTACCAGGGTGCCCCGACCCCTGTCTCGGGCTTCATGGCTGCGTGTACGAAGGCCGCCGCCTTCGGTGCGTTGCTGCGCGTCTTCTATGTCGCGTTCGACACGATGCGGTGGACCTGGCAGCCGGTCATGGTGATCGTCGCGCTGCTGACGATGGTCGTCGGTGCGGTGCTGTCGATCACCCAGACCGACATGAAGCGTCTGTTGGCCTACAGCTCGATCTCGCACGCAGGCTTCCTGCTGCTCGCGCTGACCGCGCTCGACAAGGATTCGGTCGCCGGTGTGCAGTTCTACGTCGCCACCTACGGCGCTGCGACCATCACCGCCTTCGCGGTCGTGGCGCTGGTGCGTAAATCGGGCGTCGAGGCGACGCACCTGTCGGAGTGGGCGGGCCTCGGCCGTCGCAGCCCGATCCTGGCCGGTGTGTTCGGTTTCCTGATGCTCTCGTTCGCGGGTATCCCGCTGACGTCGGGCTTCACCAGCAAGTTCGCGTTGTTCGCGCCGGCCGTCAAGCACGGCTCGGTGTGGTTGGTCGTCGTGGCCGTGATCGTCTCCGCGATCACCGCGTTCGTCTACGTCCGCGTCATCGTGCTGATGTTCTTCTCCGAGCCGGCCGAGGGTGTCCAGGTGGCGATGCCGTCGCCGCTGACCGCCGTAGCGGTGGCCGCCGGTACCGCGATCACGCTGGCGCTCGGTGTGCTGCCGGGACCGTTGCTGGACATCGCGGGCCACGCCTCGCAGTTCCTGCGCTGA
- the nuoK gene encoding NADH-quinone oxidoreductase subunit NuoK — MSPMVYIYLSVILFAIGATTVLLRRNAIIVFMGVELMLNAANLAFVTFARMHGTVDGQAIALFVMVVAAAEVVVGLAIIMAIFRARRSASVDDANLLKF, encoded by the coding sequence ATGAGCCCCATGGTCTACATCTACCTGTCGGTGATCCTGTTCGCGATCGGCGCGACGACGGTGCTGCTGCGGCGCAACGCGATCATCGTCTTCATGGGCGTCGAGCTGATGCTCAACGCGGCGAACCTGGCGTTCGTCACCTTCGCGCGCATGCACGGCACGGTCGACGGGCAGGCCATCGCACTGTTCGTGATGGTGGTCGCGGCCGCCGAGGTCGTGGTCGGCCTGGCGATCATCATGGCGATCTTCCGGGCGCGCCGCTCGGCCTCCGTCGACGACGCGAACTTGCTGAAGTTCTAA